A stretch of Camelina sativa cultivar DH55 chromosome 18, Cs, whole genome shotgun sequence DNA encodes these proteins:
- the LOC104760880 gene encoding probable WRKY transcription factor 45 yields the protein MEDRYQMFFPCSSSVTKVDNSTQCGAQPTASSSSSHQNINTNEAEKPKSKMKKERESRFSFQTRSQVDILDDGYRWRKYGQKAVKNNIFPRSYYKCTQEGCRVKKQVQRLLGDEGVVVTTYQGVHTHPVDKPSDNFHHILTQMHIFPSF from the exons ATGGAGGATAGGTATCAAATGTTCTTTCCATGTTCATCATCGGTGACCAAGGTTGACAACTCCACACAGTGTGGAGCTCAGCCgacagcatcatcatcatcgtcacaCCAGAACATCAACACTAATGAAGCAGAGAAACCCAAGAgtaagatgaagaaagagagagaatccAGGTTTTCCTTTCAGACAAGAAGCCAGGTTGATATTCTCGATGATGGATACAGGTGGAGGAAGTACGGCCAAAAAGCTGTCAAGAACAATATATTTCCCAG GAGTTATTATAAGTGCACACAAGAAGGCTGTAGAGTGAAGAAGCAAGTACAGAGGTTATTAGGAGACGAAGGAGTGGTGGTTACAACTTACCAAGGTGTTCATACCCATCCTGTTGATAAACCCTCTGATAATTTCCACCACATCTTGACCCAAATGCACATCTTCCCTTCCTTTTAG
- the LOC104760881 gene encoding L-xylulose reductase-like, which translates to METPAKRVLMTSNGDEVSRNISFHLAKHGCKLVMLGNVASLRSIVDKIKDSIRGSFPVELIGLDMESDSEQVFDAAVQKAWACSGNFDAFVNSYTYQGKIQDILQVSQDEFKKTTKINLTASWFLLKAVASRMKDHGSGGSIVFMATIASGQRGLYPGADAYTTTSAAIHQLVRASAISLGKHKIRVNMISRGLHLDDEYPASVGRDRAIKMVKDAAPLGQWLNPSTDLYSTVIYLISDGSRFITGTTVLVDGAQSLTRPRLKSYM; encoded by the exons ATGGAAACTCCGGCGAAGAGAGTGTTGATGACATCCAACGGCGACGAGGTTTCCAGAAACATCTCTTTCCATCTAGCCAAACACGGTTGCAA GTTGGTTATGTTGGGAAACGTGGCTTCTCTAAGGAGCATTGTAGACAAGATTAAAGATTCCATTCGAGGATCATTCCCTGTCGAGCTGATTGGACTCGACATGGAATCTGATTCTGAACAAGTTTTCGATGCCGCTGTCCAAAAGGCATGGGCTTGCTCCGGGAATTTCGATGCTTTTGTCAACTCTTATACCTACCAAGGGAAGATACAAGACATTCTTCAAGTGTCTCAAGATGAGTTCAAGAAAACCACAAAGATCAATCTCACCGCGTCTTGGTTTCTACTGAAGGCTGTAGCCTCAAGGATGAAAGACCATGGTTCTGGAGGCTCTATTGTTTTCATGGCCACTATCGCTAGCGGACAGAGAGGTCTTTACCCTGGAGCTGATGCCTACACTACTACCTCTGCTGCTATTCATCAACTCGTTCGG GCGTCAGCCATTAGTCTAGGGAAGCACAAGATACGGGTCAACATGATCTCTAGAGGGCTGCATCTGGACGATGAATATCCAGCTTCTGTTGGAAGAGATCGAGCGATCAAGATGGTCAAGGATGCTGCACCGCTAGGCCAGTGGCTTAACCCCAGTACGGACCTCTACTCCACTGTTATCTACTTGATCAGTGACGGCTCACGCTTCATCACTGGCACCACTGTTTTGGTCGATGGAGCACAGTCTCTTACGCGACCCCGTCTCAAATCCTATATGTGA